CCGAACGGGCAAAACCGATGGAAATCGGAATCAGCACCTTTTTGGAGGCTACGCCGGACCCGGTGACGGGAGCCGCCATCAGCCATGCCGAGCGGCTGCGCAACGCGGTCGAAGAGATCGTCCTGGCCGATCAGGTCGGTCTGGACGTGTATGGAATCGGAGAGCATCACCGGCCCGATTACGCCGGGAGCGCTCCCGCCGTTGTCCTGGCGGCGGCTGCGGCCATGACCAAGCGGATCAGGCTCACCAGCGCTGTCACCGTACTGTCCTCGGACGATCCGGTTCGCGTGTATCAGGCTTTTGCCACCCTGGACGGAATCTCGAACGGCCGGGCCGAAATCATGGCGGGTCGCGGTTCGTTTATCGAATCCTTTCCGTTGTTCGGGTACAGCCTGGACGATTACGACGAGCTGTTTGAGGAAAAGCTGGAACTGCTGCTTCAAATCAGAGCCTCGGAAAAGGTGACCTGGCGCGGCAAACACCGCCCCCCGATTCAACATCTCGGCGTCTATCCCCGCTCCGTTCAGAATCCGCTGCCGGTGTGGATCGCCAGCGGCGGGAATCCGGAGTCGGTCGTGCGGGCGGGGCAACTGGGCCTTCCGATCGCGCTGGCCATTATCG
The Paenibacillus thermoaerophilus DNA segment above includes these coding regions:
- a CDS encoding LLM class flavin-dependent oxidoreductase: MEIGISTFLEATPDPVTGAAISHAERLRNAVEEIVLADQVGLDVYGIGEHHRPDYAGSAPAVVLAAAAAMTKRIRLTSAVTVLSSDDPVRVYQAFATLDGISNGRAEIMAGRGSFIESFPLFGYSLDDYDELFEEKLELLLQIRASEKVTWRGKHRPPIQHLGVYPRSVQNPLPVWIASGGNPESVVRAGQLGLPIALAIIGGMPERFAPLVELYKEAAARAGHNPDTLPIATHSHGFVADTTEQAAELFFPPTQAQMNVIGRERGWPPYTRETFDAARSLRGALYVGDPEYVAEKIVLLRKNLGVTRFFLHVNVGTMPHREVLRAIELLGTKVAPLVRQELARIEAKE